In Silene latifolia isolate original U9 population chromosome X, ASM4854445v1, whole genome shotgun sequence, the following proteins share a genomic window:
- the LOC141622512 gene encoding protein RETICULATA-RELATED 4, chloroplastic-like, giving the protein MALVAFSLLPSSFLSPPFLNPNTSITIKPTHLSTTHLPPKLTPTHFTKFRLSPTRIFSGGGDIGGDNGGSSSGGGGGGGGGGDDDDAGKKNRGEAILVLTEVGRTLDSLPKDLSLAVEAGRIPGSILRRYFDLEKSPVLRWLLKFSGFKERLLADDLFLTKVGIECGIGIFTKSAAELEKRKENFSKELDFVTADVIMALVADFMLVWLPAPTIPLRPALAISVGPVARFFYACPDNAFQIALAGTNYSLIQRAGALVRNGAKLFAVGTSASVVGTGVTNLLINIRKAVDKSFSAEAEDIPMLQTSIAYGTYMSVSANLRYQIIAGLIEQRFLEPLLHQHKLALSATCFVVRTGNTFLGSLMWVDFARLVGVQRTRE; this is encoded by the exons ATGGctcttgttgctttctctctccTTCCTTCCTCCTTTCTCTCCCCTCCATTTCTGAACCCCAACACTTCCATCACCATCAAACCTACCCACCTATCAACCACTCACCTTCCTCCAAAACTAACACCTACCCACTTCACAAAATTCCGTCTTTCGCCTACCCGTATATTCTCCGGTGGCGGAGACATCGGGGGTGATAACGGGGGTAGTAGTAGCGgtggcggtggtggaggtggaggtggaggtgatgatgatgatgcagGGAAAAAAAACAGAGGAGAGGCAATTCTGGTTTTGACTGAGGTTGGTAGGACATTGGATAGTTTGCCTAAGGATTTGTCTTTGGCTGTTGAAGCCGGAAGGATACCGGGTTCCATTTTAAGACGGTATTTTGATCTTGAGAAGTCGCCCGTGTTGAGATGGTTGCTTAAGTTTAGTGGGTTTAAAGAGAGATTACTTGCTGATGATCTTTTCTTGACTAAAGTTGGTATTGAATGTGGTATTGGCATCTTCACTAAG AGTGCTGCGGAATTGGAAAAGCGTAAAGAAAATTTCAGCAAAGAGCTGGACTTTGTTACAGCGGACGTG ATTATGGCTCTGGTTGCAGATTTTATGCTAGTCTGGCTTCCTGCACCGACAATTCCCCTTCGACCAGCTCTTGCAATCAGTGTTGGACCTGTTGCAAGGTTCTTCTATGCCTGTCCTGACAATGCATTCCAG ATTGCTCTTGCAGGAACTAACTATTCATTGATACAAAGAGCTGGTGCTTTAGTG CGTAATGGAGCCAAGCTTTTTGCTGTCGGGACCAGTGCATCTGTG GTTGGTACAGGAGTGACAAATCTTTTGATTAACATACGGAAGGCAGTCGATAAATCCTTTTCTGCAGAAGCAGAAGACATTCCGATGTTGCAAACCAGCATTGCTTATGGCACATATATGTCGGTTTCTGCCAACCTCAG GTATCAAATAATAGCTGGATTAATAGAACAGCGATTTCTAGAACCGTTGCTTCATCAACACAAGCTTGCACTCAGTGCAACATGCTTTGTAGTTCGTACAGGAAACACGTTTCTCGGCTCACTCAT GTGGGTTGATTTTGCTCGTTTGGTAGGAGTTCAAAGGACACGCGAATGA
- the LOC141622511 gene encoding serine carboxypeptidase-like 40 — protein sequence MEGTKHKKITILLVTSIFYVISLTNAKMSQNSHLSRLYKAKYHGNVSYIDKSSFDFSLAKRLKGNAEHKHHHNHNHNHNHNHNHNRNPETMKEKDRIEKLPGQPAVKFKQYGGYVTVDSKAGRAFYYYFVEADHPKNHKDSLPLLLWLNGGPGCSSLAYGAMEELGPFRVKSDGKSLYRNNYAWNRAANVVFLESPAGVGFSYSNTSSDYDDNGDTKTAEDNYVFLVNWLERFPEYKGREFYISGESYAGHYVPQLAHLILQHNNNSNQHNYINLQGIIIGNAVIHDETDMKGMYEYFWTHALISDQLRNQIMKHCDFSPNVLTQTTECNSATDDVEFDIQFLDIYNIYAPVCLSTNLTVKPMKPTQVLDPCSDIYVYAYLNSPEVQKALHANVTKLPYDWQPCSQVIDEWVDSPTTIIPLLKEFISKGLRVWIYSGDTDGRIPVTSTRQSLDVMGLNVTTKWHPWYIKSEVGGYTQEYEGNLTFATVRGAGHQVPSFQPLRALAMIMHFLDGTPLPDTTRTKMY from the exons ATGGAAggtacaaaacacaaaaaaataaccATTCTTCTTGTTACATCAATTTTCTATGTAATATCATTAACAAATGCAAAAATGTCACAAAATTCACACCTTAGTAGACTATACAAAGCAAAATACCATGGAAATGTTAGTTACATAGACAAAAGTTCATTCGATTTTTCGCTTGCAAAGCGATTAAAGGGTAATGCGGAGCATAAACATCACCATAACCATAaccataatcataatcataatcataatcataatcgaAATCCCGAGACAATGAAGGAAAAGGATAGGATTGAGAAGTTGCCTGGACAGCCCGCAGTTAAGTTTAAGCAGTATGGTGGATATGTGACGGTCGATAGTAAGGCTGGTAgggctttttattattattttgttgaAGCTGATCATCCTAAGAATCATAAGGATTCTTTGCCATTGCTTCTTTGGCTCAATGGag GACCTGGTTGTTCCTCTTTAGCTTACGGAGCTATGGAAGAGTTAGGCCCATTTCGAGTTAAAAGTGATGGCAAATCATTATATAGAAACAATTACGCATGGAATCGAG CTGCAAATGTTGTGTTTCTGGAATCCCCTGCGGGAGTCGGGTTTTCATACTCGAATACATCATCAGACTACGACGACAATGGAGACACGAAAACTGCGGAAGACAATTACGTATTTTTAGTAAACTGGTTAGAGAGGTTTCCGGAGTATAAAGGAAGGGAGTTTTACATATCAGGTGAAAGTTATGCAGGACATTATGTTCCACAGCTTGCTCATCTTATTCTTCAACACAACAACAATTCTAATCAACATAATTACATCAACCTCCAAGGAATTATC ATTGGAAATGCAGTGATACATGATGAGACAGATATGAAGGGAATGTATGAATATTTCTGGACACATGCACTTATTTCAGATCAACTCAGAAATCAAATAATGAAGCACTGTGATTTTTCACCCAATGTTCTTACTCAAACTACAGAATGCAATTCTGCTACTGATGATGTTGAGTTTGATATCCAGTTCTtagatatttataacatttacGCCCCCGTCTGTCTCTCGACAAATCTCACTGTCAAACCAATGAAACCTACT CAAGTATTGGACCCGTGTAGCGACATTTACGTGTATGCCTACCTGAACTCACCCGAGGTGCAGAAGGCCCTTCACGCGAATGTAACCAAATTACCTTATGATTGGCAGCCTTGCAG TCAGGTTATAGATGAATGGGTAGATAGCCCAACAACCATCATTCCTCTACTAAAGGAGTTCATTTCGAAAGGCCTTCGTGTTTGGATATATAG CGGAGACACTGACGGAAGAATACCAGTGACATCAACCAGGCAATCCTTGGATGTTATGGGACTTAACGTCACGACTAAATGGCATCCTTGGTACATCAAGTCTGAGGTGGGAGGGTACACACAAGAGTATGAAGGGAACTTGACGTTTGCGACAGTGAGAGGAGCGGGGCATCAAGTACCAAGCTTTCAGCCTCTCAGAGCTCTCGCTATGATCATGCACTTCCTAGACGGCACTCCCTTACCCGACACTACTAGAACCAAAATGTACTAG
- the LOC141622504 gene encoding serine/threonine-protein kinase-like protein At3g51990 yields MGYLSCKAQSSIETSNSHNPSPTRLKKQNPSKNSHEKHKNIQTFNYNDLELATNHFSDQKLLGRGSHGLVYKALLPSGQIVAVKKPSRKQSNSSNLSNSDEFDNEILILSHIKSPRFVNLVGYTNSNVNDNNQGVRNDRLLVVEFMCNGTLYDNLHKISDFNKLPNWGRRIRLALQIAKAVETLHSQFPPVIHRDIKSANVLLDKHCNARLGDFGLALRCNVGDFKLLSTPPAGTIGYLDPGYVTPDNLSTKTDVFSFGILLLEIISGRKAIDIGFSPPSIVDWAIPLVRKGKLLGIYDPRIAPPKDPMVRKQLAIIAAKCVRSNKERRPSMMEVVEALDRLSKLVPLHSWNGLTNPCLMVENVGHPVGLGNGNLSSRLRGFECGNLDDVGGKFALPLKNPRRVYSDLGFRNNLMDLMAEPDLDSEYGAEDEVDRGNTSRILSERYGDKGRTISSSRLGDGGGSLVQLRKSILEHKRSQMGQ; encoded by the coding sequence ATGGGCTATCTCTCTTGCAAAGCTCAATCATCCATAGAAACCTCAAATTCACACAACCCATCTCCTACAAGATTAAAAAAACAAAACCCAAGTAAAAATTCTcatgaaaaacacaaaaatattcAAACTTTTAATTAtaatgatcttgaattagctacTAATCACTTTTCTGATCAAAAATTACTTGGTAGAGGAAGCCATGGACTTGTTTATAAAGCTCTTTTACCTTCTGGTCAAATTGTTGCTGTTAAAAAACCCTCTAGaaaacaatcaaattcatcaaatttATCAAATTCTGATGAATTTGATAATGAAATCCTCATTTTATCCCATATTAAAAGCCCTAGATTTGTTAATTTAGTTGGTTATACTAATTCTAATGTTAATGATAATAATCAAGGTGTTAGAAATGATAGGTTGCttgttgttgaatttatgtgtaATGGTACTTTATATGATAATTTGCATAAAATTAGCGATTTTAATAAATTACCCAATTGGGGTAGAAGGATTAGATTAGCACTTCAAATTGCGAAAGCTGTTGAAACCCTTCATTCCCAATTCCCTCCTGTAATTCATAGAGATATAAAATCGGCGAATGTGTTACTTGATAAGCATTGTAATGCTAGATTAGGTGATTTTGGTCTTGCATTGAGATGCAATGTGGGTGATTTTAAGCTTTTGTCTACGCCTCCGGCGGGTACAATTGGATATCTAGACCCTGGTTATGTGACTCCTGATAATTTGAGTACTAAAACTGATGTCTTTAGTTTTGGGATTTTGTTGTTGGAGATAATAAGTGGTAGGAAAGCGATTGATATCGGGTTTTCTCCACCTTCTATTGTGGATTGGGCTATTCCTTTGGTTAGAAAAGGGAAACTTTTAGGGATATATGATCCTAGGATTGCTCCTCCTAAGGATCCTATGGTGAGGAAGCAATTGGCTATTATTGCGGCGAAATGTGTGAGGAGTAATAAGGAGAGGAGGCCATCAATGATGGAAGTTGTTGAGGCTCTTGATAGGTTGAGTAAGTTGGTGCCTTTGCATTCTTGGAATGGGTTGACTAATCCTTGTTTGATGGTTGAGAATGTTGGGCATCCTGTTGGGTTGGGAAATGGGAATTTGAGTTCGCGGTTGAGAGGGTTTGAATGTGGGAATTTAGATGATGTTGGTGGGAAGTTTGCATTGCCTTTGAAGAATCCGAGAAGGGTTTATTCGGATTTGGGGTTTAGGAATAATTTGATGGATTTGATGGCTGAGCCGGATTTGGATTCCGAGTATGGAGCCGAGGATGAGGTTGATCGTGGTAATACTTCACGGATTCTGAGTGAAAGATATGGTGATAAGGGCAGGACTATATCAAGTTCTCGCTTAGGCGATGGTGGTGGAAGTCTTGTTCAACTTCGGAAGAGTATATTGGAACATAAAAGATCACAGATGGGTCAGTGA
- the LOC141622505 gene encoding GDSL esterase/lipase LIP-4-like, translating to MGEKCARPVLVFELLLVVFLLPAFTLAHSKCVLFNFGDSNSDTGALMAGLGLYLGPPSGQQFFHKTTGRFCNGRLYIDFICQSLKIDLLSPYLESSGSDYRHGVNFAVAGAYTEVTLWVPFSISVQAGQFGHFQNRTRELRPRGKGSRISEKEFKNAVYSIDIGQNDINLALVSNSSYQQVVDKIPAIINRIEIGIKALYGVGARKFWMYNMGPIGCLPQKLALQKKVDSELDELGCLALYNNATKAFNKGLTGLSDKLGSELQNATVVLTDMYAIKYDLFANPGKYGFETPLMACCGTGGPPYNYVDKKTCGEPTASACSDPSHSVSWDGVHYTEAANAVIASSILSGNYSTPSIKLKSFCKQDKSIH from the exons atgggtgaaaaatgtgcAAGGCCTGTGCTCGTTTTCGAGTTACTGTTAGTAGTCTTTCTACTTCCTGCATTCACTTTGGCTCACTCAAAATGTGTACTTTTCAATTTCGGTGACTCAAACTCGGATACAGGTGCTTTAATGGCTGGACTAGGACTCTACCTTGGTCCACCGTCTGGTCAGCAGTTCTTCCACAAGACTACTGGTCGCTTCTGCAATGGACGACTCTACATTGATTTCATTT GCCAGAGTTTGAAGATAGATCTTCTAAGTCCATACCTAGAATCTTCGGGTTCCGATTATAGGCATGGTGTGAACTTTGCTGTGGCGGGTGCCTATACAGAAGTTACTCTATGGGTTCCCTTCTCGATATCAGTTCAGGCGGGACAGTTTGGTCATTTCCAGAACCGAACCAGAGAGCTCAGACCACGAG GGAAGGGATCAAGGATAAGCGAAAAGGAGTTCAAAAATGCTGTATACTCGATTGACATTGGTCAGAACGACATTAATCTTGCTCTGGTCTCCAACTCAAGCTACCAACAAGTTGTTGATAAAATCCCGGCTATTATCAACAGGATTGAAATTGGCATCAAG GCGCTTTATGGAGTGGGTGCGAGAAAGTTTTGGATGTACAACATGGGGCCGATAGGCTGCTTGCCACAAAAATTGGCCTTGCAGAAGAAGGTGGATAGCGAACTTGATGAGTTGGGATGCCTGGCACTGTATAACAATGCCACAAAAGCATTCAACAAGGGATTAACAGGGCTCTCAGATAAACTCGGATCCGAACTCCAGAATGCTACTGTCGTGCTTACTGATATGTACGCGATTAAATATGATCTCTTTGCCAACCCCGGCAAATATG GGTTTGAGACGCCACTTATGGCATGCTGCGGCACAGGAGGGCCTCCATATAACTACGTCGACAAGAAGACTTGTGGTGAACCAACAGCAAGTGCTTGCAGTGACCCGTCTCATTCTGTTTCCTGGGACGGCGTTCATTACACTGAGGCTGCCAATGCTGTGATTGCTTCCTCGATATTATCCGGCAACTATTCGACACCATCCATTAAATTGAAAAGTTTCTGCAAACAAGATAAAAGTATTCATTAG